The Leptospira sp. WS39.C2 genome contains a region encoding:
- a CDS encoding serine hydrolase domain-containing protein, with protein sequence MLFFPIGIAITPHSIGLEDYGFYKLVTKPNLIFLVGMKSKQEKKIPSTKLNGNKPQPKPVSKKTKTKSLSPDSFFPFRIIFVFFIIFLFQCTTGGDSKETSYFQNLKKTEITIQNQWEKLSPSGINSLSYMYMMGDGEIHHSQIGDVTFGKIDRFKIGSITKLFTGIAILKLQESGKLKLDDPVAQFLPEIKLMKSKKEGYREITIRDLLTHQSGLPSDLAKGFFLPPDAKEEDIYHSFRSLPKALEGVERNEPGKIHSYSNLSFGLLGNIIERASGDSIESFFRVHIFEKAGMENTTLLENLPTSDLITGYSGILWKTKTIRPVIRDLTAGSISTTAEDMGRFMKVFFQSKQNKGLLSAASFDEFHRTQYGPVANFEMQLGLPVMKSSYIADGKTVWFYGHSGSLPPFFSDLIYDPKTEIVSFVAGNTLGLQTGNLKETNTKVMEVLWEYKMGYHPEPTQLPNQTKTEMVKGEEGLYVSPFGIHEFKDGNPPTLSLMGLDFGLVTKENRYGLDLRVFFGLIKIEDPKMNETRVEFETWEGNPIFTLYSPDLPKGTVGIGVKFNPDQRFPDSMYFGDFVTKEPYSIVSKLRLEKDKRGFPLLTIYYLLGGMESKIQVPCQWETNDTLRILGYGRNLGEKLTLGKKEGNPVIYYSGEEFQKD encoded by the coding sequence TTGTTGTTCTTTCCGATTGGCATAGCGATCACTCCTCATTCCATAGGTTTGGAGGATTATGGTTTTTATAAACTTGTTACAAAACCCAATTTGATTTTCTTAGTGGGTATGAAATCGAAACAAGAAAAAAAGATTCCATCAACAAAACTAAACGGAAACAAACCACAACCTAAACCCGTTTCCAAAAAAACTAAAACCAAATCATTATCTCCTGATTCCTTTTTTCCGTTTCGTATCATCTTTGTATTTTTTATCATCTTCCTTTTTCAATGTACGACTGGTGGTGATTCGAAAGAAACTTCCTATTTCCAAAATTTAAAAAAAACAGAAATAACAATCCAAAACCAATGGGAAAAACTTTCTCCTTCCGGGATCAATTCGTTATCTTATATGTACATGATGGGAGATGGAGAGATACATCATTCTCAGATAGGTGATGTCACCTTTGGAAAAATAGACCGATTCAAAATCGGAAGTATCACAAAACTATTCACGGGAATTGCCATCTTAAAGTTACAAGAATCCGGTAAACTTAAGTTAGATGATCCTGTGGCACAATTTTTACCAGAAATCAAATTGATGAAATCAAAAAAGGAAGGTTACCGTGAGATCACAATCCGTGATTTACTCACCCACCAATCAGGACTTCCTTCTGATTTGGCAAAAGGTTTTTTCCTCCCTCCCGATGCTAAAGAAGAGGACATTTACCATTCCTTTCGATCACTTCCAAAAGCACTAGAAGGAGTGGAACGAAACGAACCAGGGAAAATCCATTCCTATTCCAATTTGAGTTTTGGGTTACTTGGAAATATCATTGAACGAGCGTCCGGTGATTCGATTGAATCTTTTTTCCGGGTTCATATCTTTGAAAAAGCGGGGATGGAAAATACCACTTTACTCGAAAATTTACCAACATCAGATCTCATCACGGGTTATTCCGGAATTTTATGGAAAACGAAAACAATCCGACCAGTGATTCGAGATTTAACAGCGGGATCCATCTCCACGACCGCAGAGGATATGGGTCGTTTTATGAAAGTTTTTTTCCAAAGTAAACAAAACAAAGGTTTGTTATCTGCTGCGAGTTTTGATGAATTTCACAGAACACAATATGGACCCGTTGCCAATTTTGAAATGCAATTAGGACTCCCTGTGATGAAATCCAGTTACATAGCCGATGGAAAAACGGTATGGTTTTATGGGCATTCTGGATCCTTACCTCCGTTTTTTTCTGACCTCATTTATGACCCAAAGACAGAAATTGTAAGTTTTGTTGCTGGTAATACTCTCGGTTTGCAAACAGGGAATTTGAAAGAAACCAATACCAAAGTGATGGAAGTCTTATGGGAATACAAAATGGGGTATCATCCAGAACCAACCCAATTGCCAAACCAAACAAAAACGGAAATGGTGAAAGGTGAAGAAGGATTGTATGTTTCCCCTTTTGGAATCCATGAATTCAAAGATGGAAATCCACCTACACTCAGTTTGATGGGTCTTGATTTTGGTCTCGTAACAAAAGAAAACCGTTATGGCCTCGACTTACGGGTATTTTTTGGTCTTATCAAAATAGAAGATCCCAAAATGAACGAAACTAGGGTGGAATTTGAAACTTGGGAAGGGAATCCCATTTTTACTTTGTATTCCCCTGATTTGCCGAAAGGGACTGTTGGGATCGGTGTGAAGTTTAACCCGGACCAACGTTTTCCTGACAGTATGTATTTTGGAGACTTTGTCACAAAGGAACCATATTCCATTGTTTCCAAACTCAGATTGGAAAAAGACAAACGTGGATTCCCACTCCTAACCATCTACTATTTATTAGGTGGAATGGAAAGTAAAATCCAAGTCCCTTGCCAATGGGAAACAAATGATACACTTAGGATCTTAGGGTATGGGCGTAATTTGGGTGAGAAACTTACATTAGGAAAAAAAGAGGGAAATCCTGTGATTTACTATTCAGGAGAAGAATTTCAAAAGGATTAA
- a CDS encoding DUF4105 domain-containing protein, with amino-acid sequence MSREIKGIWWAFLIGFYLSFPIDFLLADPNSILDLDLEKTKQWGSFSPKSNEDKILLQSILEEARVRRYYQHPLWLRLLHYESKRNGDYKSKVVNPRFFLAERGENHPNEELEATIRSFFVEEPIPEGLIHPICSFPARHHFIKQMFGVDFLKRKNLRCDRFETWKESLQVDSVSVVFVSYYLASPASVFGHTMLKFNQKTNVENGSELLDYAVNAAADVPNTDPFRYAYYGLFGGYKAKFALFPYYLKVNEYNDLESRDLWEYRLSLNEGEVDLLVSHLWELSRAEFDYYFLNANCGSFLVDVLDVIKPNLNLKEKLGGVVSPVDTIKIIVESKEFVIDKKYRPSLYSEILYFIQEMDTEEKKVFFEMVDKNQKEVIQFSSYESKESSLRLPLVMDAFLLTSRYQSHQKLSKNKINSTNYQTGLEFRSKFPDTTKSLLNVKVPPPPEGTHSKSRIVLGGGTSNLGHFLEWRYRFAYHDLLNFGKGSPPNGELVFLDGTIRQYEGKKIEFTSFTLVRLLSLSPYNSISKQWSYLLDLGFLTTMVRDEHLRFWELGFEQKGNFWQRKQVPNLDLAFGWTFADEFSKTKDNFGTLSFLFGFKSQLHPHWERGGRYGPNVQTMYQKEWGNWKLLGGLHFQHYIGQMEKNQTLPSVTLRYLFSPISEVRLQMKQEPHYQEVSCSFHYLF; translated from the coding sequence GTGTCTAGGGAAATAAAAGGAATCTGGTGGGCCTTCCTCATTGGCTTTTATCTCAGTTTTCCAATCGATTTTTTGTTAGCGGATCCAAATTCGATACTAGACTTAGATTTAGAAAAAACCAAACAATGGGGATCGTTTTCACCCAAATCAAACGAAGACAAAATTTTATTACAATCAATATTGGAAGAAGCGCGTGTTAGACGATACTACCAACACCCACTTTGGCTTCGTTTACTCCATTATGAATCTAAAAGGAATGGTGATTACAAAAGTAAGGTGGTTAATCCTCGTTTTTTTTTAGCAGAGAGAGGCGAGAATCATCCAAACGAGGAATTAGAAGCAACCATTCGTAGTTTTTTTGTAGAGGAACCCATCCCTGAAGGGCTCATCCATCCCATTTGTTCCTTCCCCGCAAGGCATCACTTTATTAAACAAATGTTTGGTGTTGATTTTTTAAAACGGAAAAACCTTCGTTGTGATCGATTTGAAACTTGGAAAGAGTCATTACAGGTAGATTCGGTTTCCGTTGTGTTTGTTTCCTATTATTTGGCTTCACCTGCTTCTGTTTTTGGCCACACAATGCTTAAGTTCAATCAAAAAACAAATGTGGAAAATGGGTCTGAACTTTTGGATTATGCTGTGAATGCAGCTGCCGATGTTCCGAATACAGATCCTTTTCGGTATGCATATTATGGACTGTTTGGTGGTTATAAAGCAAAATTTGCCCTCTTTCCCTATTATTTAAAAGTGAATGAATACAATGATTTAGAGAGCCGAGACCTTTGGGAATACCGATTGTCATTAAACGAAGGTGAGGTGGATCTTTTGGTATCTCATTTATGGGAATTGTCCCGTGCCGAATTCGATTATTATTTTCTAAATGCAAATTGTGGGTCATTCCTTGTTGATGTATTGGATGTCATCAAACCAAATCTAAATTTAAAAGAGAAGTTAGGTGGTGTGGTAAGTCCCGTTGACACCATTAAGATCATCGTTGAATCAAAAGAGTTTGTTATAGACAAAAAATATAGACCTTCCTTGTATTCGGAAATTCTGTATTTTATCCAAGAAATGGATACAGAAGAAAAAAAAGTTTTTTTTGAGATGGTAGATAAAAATCAAAAGGAAGTGATTCAATTTTCTTCTTATGAATCAAAGGAAAGTTCTTTACGTTTACCACTTGTGATGGATGCGTTTTTACTCACCAGTCGTTACCAAAGCCACCAAAAGTTGTCTAAAAATAAAATCAATTCTACTAACTATCAAACTGGATTAGAATTTCGATCCAAATTTCCAGATACAACTAAATCTTTGTTAAATGTGAAAGTTCCCCCACCTCCAGAAGGAACCCATTCCAAATCACGTATTGTATTGGGGGGAGGGACTTCCAATTTAGGACATTTTTTAGAATGGAGATACCGTTTTGCTTACCACGATTTATTGAATTTTGGGAAAGGATCGCCACCTAACGGAGAATTGGTGTTTTTGGATGGAACAATCCGGCAATACGAAGGGAAAAAAATAGAATTCACATCCTTTACTTTAGTTCGGTTATTATCCCTTAGCCCTTACAATTCGATATCTAAACAATGGTCTTATCTTTTGGATTTGGGTTTTTTAACTACTATGGTAAGAGATGAACACTTGCGGTTTTGGGAATTGGGTTTTGAACAGAAGGGAAATTTTTGGCAACGAAAACAAGTTCCGAATTTGGACCTAGCCTTTGGTTGGACGTTTGCGGATGAATTTTCGAAGACTAAAGATAATTTTGGTACTTTATCCTTTCTTTTTGGTTTTAAATCGCAACTCCACCCCCATTGGGAAAGAGGAGGTCGTTATGGACCAAATGTCCAAACCATGTACCAAAAAGAATGGGGGAACTGGAAGTTGTTAGGTGGACTTCATTTCCAACACTATATAGGACAAATGGAAAAAAACCAAACATTACCGAGTGTCACACTTCGTTATTTGTTTTCTCCGATTTCTGAAGTGAGATTACAAATGAAACAGGAACCTCACTACCAAGAAGTATCCTGTTCCTTTCACTATTTGTTCTGA
- a CDS encoding DUF445 family protein: MDVAKLDTWYRRLLVLFSIVCGGFQIYYEGNVWINAIFVVLMAGMVGYYTNFLAIKMLFQPKHGKVLGWSGLVPKNKSKIAKSLGESIQSNLLHPDIIIAYIYERNLVETGIQKIVKEIDEAIHNDEIRTLLVTKIISMLKERGPEILEVIFDFSEETMKKMAERPEEVQKLWEYTRNRLTYYLTEETNREELGQQLRVILLEEMPKLANLLNEGLDEYLKSRSTLGKIGIGVKKIFSFNEDAIRELLERFVKDPETSDQFMKMMDDMMAGLQERLNSKETQEFITGKISNWLEASGDYARQNLLPSGIERLQAYLDDPNNWEEIEKNFFRAVDWVKKRLLEFMNSEEGKAYLKTNIEKFVHNINVTALVEERVMALDTDDLEKMILDNTGGNLVVIQFLGGILGMIAGLIQVHIYFAVPVGSLVLITYIAHYRNQKKFEDPIQNK; the protein is encoded by the coding sequence ATGGATGTTGCTAAGTTAGATACTTGGTATCGTAGACTCCTCGTATTATTTTCGATTGTCTGCGGTGGATTCCAAATCTATTACGAAGGGAATGTTTGGATCAATGCTATTTTTGTTGTACTAATGGCAGGGATGGTTGGTTATTATACTAACTTCCTTGCAATCAAAATGTTATTCCAACCTAAACATGGTAAGGTGCTTGGTTGGTCTGGCCTTGTTCCCAAAAACAAATCTAAAATAGCAAAATCACTCGGAGAAAGTATACAAAGTAACTTACTCCACCCCGATATAATCATTGCCTATATTTATGAAAGGAACCTCGTTGAAACAGGGATTCAAAAAATTGTTAAAGAAATTGATGAAGCCATCCACAACGATGAAATCCGAACCCTACTTGTTACCAAAATCATATCCATGTTAAAGGAACGTGGCCCTGAAATTTTAGAAGTAATTTTTGATTTTTCAGAAGAGACCATGAAAAAAATGGCAGAACGACCTGAAGAAGTCCAAAAACTTTGGGAATACACAAGAAACCGCCTAACATATTACTTAACAGAAGAAACCAACCGAGAAGAATTAGGACAACAATTACGTGTTATTTTACTCGAAGAGATGCCAAAACTGGCAAACCTTTTGAATGAAGGACTCGATGAGTATCTAAAATCAAGAAGCACCTTGGGTAAAATTGGCATTGGTGTGAAAAAAATATTCTCCTTCAATGAAGATGCCATCCGTGAACTTTTGGAACGATTTGTCAAAGATCCTGAAACTTCTGATCAATTTATGAAGATGATGGATGATATGATGGCAGGTTTACAAGAAAGACTCAATTCAAAAGAAACGCAAGAATTCATCACAGGTAAAATTTCCAATTGGTTGGAAGCAAGTGGTGACTATGCGAGGCAAAATTTATTACCATCAGGCATCGAACGCCTGCAAGCTTATTTGGATGATCCGAATAACTGGGAAGAAATCGAAAAAAACTTTTTCCGTGCAGTGGATTGGGTCAAAAAACGCCTTCTCGAATTTATGAATAGTGAAGAAGGTAAGGCTTATCTAAAAACCAATATTGAAAAATTTGTTCATAATATCAATGTAACTGCCCTTGTGGAAGAAAGAGTGATGGCTCTCGATACAGATGATTTAGAAAAAATGATTCTCGATAATACTGGTGGAAATTTGGTCGTGATACAGTTCTTAGGTGGAATTTTAGGTATGATTGCGGGTCTCATCCAAGTACATATTTATTTTGCCGTTCCCGTAGGAAGTTTAGTGCTTATCACTTATATTGCTCATTACCGAAACCAAAAAAAATTCGAAGATCCAATTCAGAACAAATAG
- a CDS encoding SDR family NAD(P)-dependent oxidoreductase, with translation MKNAYVTGASQGIGKEFVRALGKEYNVFLISRTEADLKKVILDLEPKSRGMLKYYALDLTKKKDVDELASIIEKDKDAELLVNNAGFGTVGEFAALPLDKELDEVNLNVKTLVHLSHTALNRFKKNKKGYLINVASIAGYLPAPGSAIYAATKAFVKSFTESIHEEAKTYGIHVQALCPGLTHSDFHQRAGINKSKYPSFMWQNADEVVEESLSALKYNQAVCITGSFNQGAITVAELVPRGFLRKLSGRYLKLEEE, from the coding sequence ATGAAAAATGCTTATGTAACTGGCGCATCACAAGGTATCGGAAAAGAATTTGTTAGAGCTCTTGGCAAAGAGTATAATGTTTTTTTAATCTCTCGTACAGAGGCTGATTTAAAAAAAGTCATTTTGGATTTAGAACCAAAATCAAGAGGCATGTTAAAGTATTATGCATTGGACCTCACGAAAAAAAAGGATGTGGATGAACTTGCAAGTATCATAGAAAAAGATAAAGACGCAGAACTTTTGGTTAACAATGCGGGATTTGGAACCGTTGGTGAATTTGCCGCCCTTCCACTTGATAAAGAATTAGATGAAGTGAATTTAAATGTAAAAACACTTGTCCATCTTAGCCACACTGCCCTAAACAGATTCAAAAAAAATAAAAAAGGGTATCTCATCAATGTAGCGTCTATCGCGGGTTATTTGCCAGCACCTGGGAGTGCCATTTATGCTGCAACAAAAGCTTTTGTAAAATCCTTCACAGAATCCATTCATGAAGAAGCAAAAACCTACGGCATCCATGTACAAGCTCTTTGCCCGGGACTCACACATTCTGATTTCCACCAGCGTGCCGGGATCAATAAATCCAAATACCCATCGTTTATGTGGCAAAACGCAGATGAAGTTGTGGAAGAATCGTTAAGTGCTTTAAAATACAACCAAGCAGTTTGTATCACAGGAAGTTTCAACCAAGGTGCCATCACTGTGGCAGAACTTGTCCCAAGAGGTTTTTTACGAAAACTCAGTGGAAGATATTTAAAATTAGAAGAGGAATAA
- a CDS encoding GNAT family N-acetyltransferase, whose protein sequence is MSLSFRSLGEENLEEFLTWENLCFPGEEWTKKMIQTHLEFHAAFGIGNQDIQCYALVCETPWEIEIFRIATLPNFRKLGLAKQLLENLFVKFPNKEFFLEVKESNEPALKLYLSVGFNELERRKKYYPDGSTAVLMKRKPIE, encoded by the coding sequence ATGTCTCTTAGTTTTCGAAGTTTGGGTGAAGAGAATTTGGAAGAGTTCTTAACATGGGAAAACCTTTGTTTTCCAGGGGAAGAATGGACCAAAAAAATGATCCAAACTCATTTGGAATTCCATGCCGCTTTTGGAATTGGAAACCAAGACATACAATGTTATGCGTTAGTTTGTGAAACTCCTTGGGAAATTGAAATTTTCCGAATTGCGACACTTCCCAACTTTAGAAAGTTAGGTTTGGCTAAACAATTGTTAGAAAATCTTTTTGTAAAATTCCCAAATAAGGAATTTTTTTTAGAAGTAAAAGAATCAAACGAACCAGCACTCAAACTTTATTTGTCAGTTGGTTTTAATGAACTTGAGAGACGTAAAAAATATTATCCGGACGGGTCAACAGCCGTTCTAATGAAGAGGAAACCCATCGAATGA
- a CDS encoding tetratricopeptide repeat protein: MGTKNNRFSLVLILKVGVILSLVLVFTGCEYLKSLTESRYRKRIGGESVSEKDIVNWKEKLALEEAEIEEMEKRIRKLVQKSNQSAALSWKIARAYMRAGSADLGVRYYEEALTESVPNSKQGGFEIHSYESALPFFEKAIQTGKLDKQLLYETAVAYANASKDMGWEPTRRNRAISLFKQLSKLDKDDSRFPFQLALVYFDSSLKDESWNGKLSNGYDELDTAFSLLDQILRKEPYNVPTRFAKANFLYQVGKSSLAYDEYTRIKSILEEMKEKGSIREPLEENSSYKNVLKNLNVLGAQNKSN; the protein is encoded by the coding sequence ATGGGCACAAAAAACAACAGGTTTTCATTGGTTTTGATCCTTAAAGTTGGAGTGATTCTGAGTTTGGTCCTAGTTTTTACCGGTTGTGAGTATTTAAAATCTCTGACGGAATCCAGATACCGAAAACGCATTGGTGGTGAATCTGTTTCTGAAAAAGACATCGTGAATTGGAAAGAGAAATTGGCTTTGGAAGAGGCTGAAATTGAAGAAATGGAAAAGCGGATTCGAAAACTGGTCCAAAAGTCAAACCAGTCCGCTGCCCTTTCATGGAAAATTGCACGTGCTTATATGCGCGCTGGATCAGCCGATCTTGGTGTTCGTTATTACGAAGAAGCCTTAACGGAATCTGTCCCAAATTCCAAACAAGGTGGATTTGAAATCCATTCTTATGAATCAGCCTTGCCATTTTTTGAAAAAGCCATCCAAACTGGGAAATTAGATAAACAGTTGTTATATGAAACAGCAGTTGCTTATGCAAATGCATCCAAAGATATGGGTTGGGAACCGACAAGAAGGAATCGTGCTATTTCTTTATTCAAACAATTGTCAAAACTTGACAAGGACGATTCACGTTTCCCGTTCCAATTGGCTCTCGTTTATTTTGATTCTTCCTTGAAGGATGAAAGTTGGAATGGAAAACTTTCAAACGGGTATGATGAATTGGATACTGCTTTTTCGCTTTTAGACCAAATTCTGAGAAAAGAACCTTATAATGTTCCCACTCGTTTTGCGAAGGCAAATTTTTTATACCAAGTTGGAAAATCTTCTCTTGCGTATGATGAATATACGAGGATCAAATCCATTTTAGAAGAAATGAAAGAAAAAGGGAGTATACGAGAACCTTTGGAAGAAAACTCTTCTTACAAAAATGTTTTAAAAAATTTGAATGTTTTAGGGGCCCAAAACAAATCAAATTGA
- a CDS encoding DNA-processing protein DprA: MGHPKVSSLLRKTKVWRNFDSFDSLIQILPKFFKAEDWNLWISECRVWEKNKDPNWKLVSYYDVNYPKLLKEIYDPPLVLVCLGDVSLLQKNLIAIVGTRKSSPVSLSATKTLVRSFADKENVSIVSGMALGIDRQSFVTALEIGIPVIGVLGTTLNIEYPPGNRDLYKQIKSDTKQLLISEFLLYTEPAKWTFPKRNRVISGLCQKVYIMESGKKSGTISTAMSAMEQNREIIVFDHPKQFDNEGGKLLLRQGASVFPFEIELCEKKKCENKILSYEEWRRGKNTSYLTKKEEEVVND, translated from the coding sequence TTGGGCCATCCCAAGGTTTCCTCATTATTACGCAAAACCAAAGTTTGGCGAAATTTCGATTCTTTTGATTCACTCATTCAAATATTACCAAAGTTTTTTAAGGCAGAAGATTGGAACCTTTGGATTTCCGAATGCCGGGTTTGGGAAAAAAACAAAGACCCAAATTGGAAATTAGTCTCTTATTATGATGTAAATTATCCAAAACTTTTAAAAGAAATTTATGACCCTCCACTCGTTTTGGTTTGTTTGGGAGATGTAAGTCTTTTACAAAAAAATCTGATTGCCATTGTCGGAACTCGTAAATCTTCTCCTGTTTCTCTTTCGGCTACAAAAACACTCGTTCGTTCCTTCGCCGATAAAGAGAATGTAAGCATTGTTTCTGGTATGGCACTTGGGATTGATAGGCAAAGTTTTGTCACAGCCTTAGAAATTGGTATCCCCGTGATTGGAGTTCTTGGAACCACACTTAACATTGAATACCCACCTGGCAATCGAGATCTTTACAAACAAATTAAGTCTGACACCAAACAATTGTTAATTTCAGAATTCCTGTTGTATACGGAACCTGCGAAATGGACTTTTCCCAAACGAAACCGTGTGATATCTGGTCTTTGCCAAAAAGTTTACATTATGGAATCTGGGAAAAAATCAGGCACAATTTCTACTGCAATGAGTGCTATGGAACAAAATAGGGAAATTATTGTATTTGATCATCCTAAACAATTTGATAATGAAGGTGGGAAGTTGTTATTGCGACAAGGAGCAAGTGTATTTCCATTTGAGATAGAACTTTGTGAGAAGAAGAAGTGTGAAAACAAAATCTTAAGTTATGAAGAATGGCGGCGGGGGAAAAACACCTCCTACCTTACCAAAAAGGAGGAGGAGGTGGTGAATGATTGA
- a CDS encoding calcium/sodium antiporter: MDAFLTATFQTLPLPILVLVIIGSILVLGKAADVLVDEAVSLSTRWGVPKMIIGATIVSLGTTLPEVSVSVLAALEGNPGIALGNAVGSIICDTGLILGIAILISPPDIDKRLVNRQGWIQVLSGFLLVFAALPWSNLSSVFSTGGRIDQGTGIVFLILLAVYVYLSIRWSRSKPGEVEAGIDDTTEYDESPFWIIFIKLVTAITLVILSSKVLIPSVQETAIRLSIPESIIGATLVAFGTSLPELVTAIQASRRGHSELAVGNIIGADILNVLFVSGAAAAVTRNGLEAPVSFFSFYFPSMLIVLVLFRLGIVFSKDKIKRPFGVFLLIIYVIATLAGFLFKG; this comes from the coding sequence ATGGATGCATTTCTGACTGCAACTTTTCAAACCCTTCCCTTACCCATCCTTGTCCTTGTGATCATCGGTTCCATCCTTGTCCTCGGAAAAGCCGCGGATGTTTTAGTAGATGAAGCTGTTTCACTTTCCACGAGATGGGGTGTTCCTAAAATGATCATTGGGGCAACCATTGTTAGTTTAGGGACTACCCTTCCTGAAGTATCTGTCTCTGTCCTTGCTGCCTTAGAAGGGAATCCTGGTATCGCCCTTGGAAACGCAGTGGGTTCCATCATTTGTGATACAGGCCTAATTCTAGGAATTGCCATCCTCATTTCCCCACCTGACATTGACAAACGCCTCGTCAACCGCCAAGGTTGGATCCAAGTCCTTAGCGGATTTTTACTCGTGTTTGCAGCACTACCTTGGTCAAATCTATCGTCAGTTTTTTCGACCGGTGGTCGCATTGACCAAGGGACAGGGATTGTATTTTTAATCTTACTTGCAGTTTATGTGTATCTCAGCATCCGTTGGTCAAGGTCCAAACCTGGAGAAGTAGAAGCAGGGATTGATGACACAACAGAATACGACGAATCCCCTTTTTGGATCATCTTCATAAAACTTGTTACGGCGATCACTCTTGTCATTTTGTCTTCCAAAGTCCTTATCCCTTCTGTCCAAGAAACAGCCATTCGGTTATCGATCCCTGAATCCATCATTGGGGCAACACTCGTAGCTTTTGGTACAAGTTTACCAGAGCTCGTAACCGCCATCCAGGCCTCAAGGCGTGGCCACTCAGAACTTGCTGTGGGAAATATCATTGGGGCAGATATCCTAAATGTACTTTTTGTTTCGGGTGCAGCTGCAGCAGTGACAAGGAACGGACTCGAAGCACCTGTGAGTTTTTTCAGTTTTTATTTCCCATCCATGCTCATAGTTCTCGTTTTATTTCGTTTGGGGATTGTTTTCTCCAAAGACAAAATCAAACGTCCGTTTGGTGTATTTTTACTAATTATCTATGTGATAGCAACGTTAGCAGGATTTCTTTTTAAAGGATAA